The following proteins come from a genomic window of Paramicrobacterium humi:
- the dnaN gene encoding DNA polymerase III subunit beta, whose amino-acid sequence MRFSVNRDVLSEAVSFAVKLLPQRTTLPILSGVLIETSDTGLKLSSFDYEVSSQTEIDADVDEPGTILVSGRLLADIASRLPNAPVKFATEENKIRVTCGSANFTLLSMPVEEYPTVPHVEGETGLVPAEDFATAVAQVAVAASRDDVTPVITGVQLEVGDNSLGLVATDRYRVAVRAIDWDGSDISSDEQLTALVPARTLQEVGKTFGHGGNISVSFAHKDDRELISFSSDKKTVTSLLIKGSFPPVRRLFPENVDNYAVINTAELIEAVRRVSLVLEREAALRFSFSIDGLTMEAIGSEQAQASESIDALLTGEDIVLSLKPSFLIDGLNAVRSEFVRFSFTKSENTNKPGPMLITSQSSKDQPGADSYKYLLQPNLLLR is encoded by the coding sequence GTGCGTTTCAGCGTCAACCGTGATGTTCTGAGCGAAGCCGTCTCATTCGCCGTGAAGCTGCTTCCGCAGCGCACAACCCTCCCGATCCTCAGCGGTGTGCTGATCGAGACGAGCGATACCGGACTCAAGCTCTCGAGCTTCGACTACGAGGTCTCATCGCAGACGGAGATCGACGCCGACGTCGACGAGCCGGGAACCATCCTCGTCTCCGGTCGTCTGCTCGCGGACATCGCTAGTCGACTGCCGAACGCGCCTGTGAAGTTCGCCACGGAGGAGAACAAGATCCGCGTCACGTGCGGTTCTGCGAACTTCACGCTGCTCTCGATGCCCGTCGAGGAGTACCCGACCGTGCCGCACGTCGAGGGGGAGACGGGTCTCGTTCCCGCCGAGGACTTCGCGACCGCAGTGGCCCAGGTCGCGGTCGCTGCCTCGCGCGACGACGTGACGCCGGTCATCACGGGCGTGCAGCTCGAGGTCGGCGACAACTCGCTCGGGCTCGTAGCGACCGACCGGTACCGTGTCGCGGTCCGCGCCATCGACTGGGACGGCAGCGACATCAGCAGCGACGAGCAGCTCACCGCGCTCGTTCCCGCCCGCACGCTGCAGGAGGTCGGCAAGACGTTCGGTCACGGCGGAAACATCTCCGTCTCGTTCGCGCACAAGGACGATCGCGAGCTGATCTCGTTCTCATCCGACAAGAAGACGGTGACCTCGCTGCTCATCAAGGGGTCGTTCCCGCCCGTGCGCCGCTTGTTCCCCGAGAACGTCGACAACTACGCGGTTATCAACACCGCCGAGCTCATCGAGGCGGTGCGTCGTGTGTCTCTTGTGCTCGAGCGGGAGGCCGCGCTGCGGTTCTCGTTCAGCATCGACGGACTCACGATGGAGGCGATCGGTTCGGAGCAGGCGCAGGCCTCCGAGTCGATCGACGCGCTGCTCACGGGTGAGGACATCGTGCTGTCGCTCAAGCCGTCGTTCCTCATCGACGGGCTCAACGCCGTTCGAAGCGAGTTCGTGCGCTTCTCGTTCACGAAATCGGAGAACACGAACAAGCCGGGGCCCATGCTCATCACGAGTCAGTCTTCGAAGGATCAGCCGGGCGCCGACAGCTACAAGTACCTGCTGCAGCCGAACCTTCTGCTGCGCTGA
- a CDS encoding ParB/RepB/Spo0J family partition protein yields the protein MATRRTGLGRGIGALIPTQTEGQSRPVDVFFPDSSATVSVGVDTAEKEATEPESNLKTVPGAQLLGLNPDDIAPNANQPRTHFDPDDLAELVHSIREFGVLQPIVVRPKDADKGTYELIMGERRLRAAKEAGLDSIPAVVKDTADEAMLRDALLENLHRSQLNPLEEASAYQQLLEDFGITQDQLADRIGRSRPQITNTIRLLRLPTEVQSKVAAGVLSAGHARAVLSVSEPELMARLAEKIINEDLSVRAAEEAAKRMTAGKRPKPQPGQRRGQLDSIGERLGDRLNTRVKVNLGARKGQIIVDFATIGDLNRILAEIGEEPYSG from the coding sequence ATGGCCACACGACGTACCGGTCTGGGTCGCGGCATCGGCGCACTCATCCCCACCCAGACGGAGGGCCAGTCCCGCCCCGTCGACGTCTTCTTCCCCGATTCGTCCGCAACGGTGTCCGTCGGTGTCGACACGGCCGAGAAGGAAGCGACCGAACCCGAGAGCAATCTCAAGACAGTCCCGGGCGCCCAGCTTCTCGGCCTCAATCCCGACGACATCGCCCCGAACGCGAATCAGCCGCGCACCCATTTCGATCCGGACGACCTCGCCGAGCTCGTGCACAGCATTCGCGAGTTCGGAGTTCTGCAGCCGATCGTCGTACGCCCCAAGGACGCGGATAAGGGAACCTATGAGCTCATCATGGGCGAGCGTCGCCTCCGCGCGGCGAAGGAAGCAGGGCTCGACAGCATCCCCGCAGTCGTCAAGGACACCGCGGACGAGGCGATGCTGCGTGACGCTCTGCTGGAGAACCTGCACCGGTCGCAGCTGAATCCCCTTGAAGAGGCGTCGGCGTATCAGCAGCTCCTCGAGGACTTCGGAATCACCCAGGATCAGCTCGCCGACCGCATCGGCCGATCCCGACCGCAGATCACCAACACGATTCGCCTGCTGCGCTTGCCGACGGAGGTTCAGTCAAAGGTTGCGGCGGGCGTCCTCAGCGCGGGGCACGCTCGCGCGGTTCTGTCCGTCAGTGAGCCGGAGCTCATGGCGAGGCTTGCCGAGAAGATCATCAACGAAGACCTCTCCGTGCGTGCGGCCGAAGAGGCCGCGAAGCGGATGACGGCCGGTAAGCGGCCGAAGCCGCAGCCTGGTCAGCGCCGCGGCCAGCTCGACTCAATCGGAGAGCGGCTCGGCGACCGCTTGAACACCCGCGTCAAGGTGAACCTTGGGGCGAGGAAAGGCCAGATCATCGTCGATTTCGCTACGATCGGCGACCTCAATCGCATCCTTGCGGAGATCGGCGAGGAACCCTACAGTGGGTGA
- the rnpA gene encoding ribonuclease P protein component — protein MLDKRHRITSAADYKYAVRRGRRSAGGSTVSYFYKNPNGGKPRFGFIVAKTVGNAVTRNRVRRRLKAICHQILTGELGVRGSFSGLDLVIRALPSAADASFDDLRSDVARAVRKAVA, from the coding sequence GTGCTCGACAAGAGGCATCGAATCACGAGCGCTGCTGACTACAAGTACGCAGTTCGCCGTGGTCGTCGCAGCGCCGGTGGGAGTACCGTGAGCTACTTTTACAAGAACCCGAATGGCGGGAAACCGCGATTCGGGTTCATTGTTGCGAAAACGGTTGGCAACGCTGTGACGCGTAACAGGGTTCGCCGGCGTCTGAAGGCCATCTGCCACCAGATCCTCACCGGCGAGCTCGGCGTTCGTGGTTCATTTTCTGGTCTTGACCTGGTCATTCGTGCGCTACCGAGTGCCGCCGATGCCTCGTTCGACGACTTGCGATCAGATGTTGCGCGGGCCGTGCGCAAGGCGGTCGCATGA
- the rpmH gene encoding 50S ribosomal protein L34, with translation MSKRTFQPNNRRRAKVHGFRTRMRTRAGRAILAARRRKGRTELSA, from the coding sequence ATGAGCAAGAGAACGTTCCAGCCGAACAACCGCCGTCGTGCCAAGGTTCACGGATTCCGCACCCGCATGCGCACCCGCGCCGGCCGCGCCATCCTCGCGGCTCGTCGCCGCAAGGGCCGCACCGAGCTCTCTGCGTAG
- a CDS encoding protein jag: MSDTTEARTDAVDTKSPDELSAVEREGEAAADYIEEFLDVCDLGGDIDIDVRNDRAYVSVSDSDGDLDRLSKPEVVSALQELTRLAVQSETGEFSRVILDVAGSRAARQAELTELVSRAITRIEEGSSQADLPPMSSYERKIVHDIVAERGYTSESHGEGRDRHTVITRH; encoded by the coding sequence ATGTCCGACACGACCGAAGCCCGAACGGATGCCGTCGACACGAAGTCGCCCGATGAGCTGAGCGCCGTCGAGCGCGAGGGCGAAGCGGCTGCGGATTACATCGAGGAGTTCCTTGATGTGTGTGACCTCGGTGGAGACATCGACATCGATGTGCGCAATGACCGGGCATACGTGTCCGTGAGTGATTCGGACGGCGATCTCGACCGCCTCTCCAAGCCGGAGGTCGTCTCCGCTCTTCAGGAGCTCACGCGCCTCGCCGTGCAAAGCGAGACAGGAGAATTCTCTCGCGTCATCCTCGACGTTGCCGGTTCACGCGCGGCTCGACAGGCGGAGCTGACAGAACTCGTCTCCCGTGCAATCACCCGGATCGAAGAAGGCTCGAGCCAAGCGGACCTTCCGCCGATGTCCAGCTACGAACGCAAGATCGTGCACGACATTGTGGCTGAGCGCGGCTACACATCTGAGTCTCACGGTGAGGGACGAGACCGTCACACCGTCATCACGCGGCACTGA
- a CDS encoding D-alanine--D-alanine ligase family protein, which produces MTDKSALSVTVLAGGISHERDVSLRSGARLSDELRRTGHAVTLREPNATLLSDVTENRPDVVWPALHGASGEDGALQALLRARGIRYVGSHAEAAGLAWFKPTAKVLVDRAGFATPKWLALPQATFRELGAGGVLSEVLSGIGTPAVVKPAQGGSAQGVTIVDDPSDLPRAMVDAYTYSDTALVEQKVTGVELAIAVIDTGSGPRALPAVEIEPISGVYSFEARYNAGETTFYTPARISDEVAERAAETAVAVHELLGLRHISRIDVIVDAEGTVWFLEANMLPGLTETSLVPLAIEAAGLTLASVYDALAQAAANE; this is translated from the coding sequence ATGACTGATAAATCTGCCCTTTCCGTGACCGTTCTCGCTGGCGGCATCTCGCACGAGCGCGATGTCTCCCTCCGCTCCGGCGCACGCTTGAGCGACGAGCTGCGCCGCACCGGTCACGCCGTCACCCTGCGTGAACCCAACGCCACACTGCTGAGCGACGTCACCGAGAACAGGCCGGACGTCGTGTGGCCGGCACTGCACGGCGCAAGCGGGGAAGACGGCGCTCTCCAGGCGCTGCTACGTGCCCGCGGCATCCGCTACGTGGGCTCCCACGCCGAGGCAGCCGGACTCGCATGGTTCAAACCGACCGCGAAGGTCCTCGTCGACCGCGCGGGGTTTGCGACTCCGAAGTGGCTCGCGCTGCCGCAAGCGACGTTCCGGGAGCTGGGCGCCGGGGGAGTGCTCTCCGAAGTCCTCTCCGGCATCGGCACCCCCGCCGTCGTGAAGCCCGCTCAGGGCGGATCGGCTCAGGGCGTGACGATCGTGGATGACCCGAGCGATCTGCCCCGCGCCATGGTGGACGCCTACACCTACTCAGACACCGCTCTGGTGGAGCAGAAGGTCACGGGCGTCGAACTGGCCATCGCCGTCATCGACACCGGCTCGGGTCCGCGCGCACTGCCCGCCGTCGAGATCGAGCCGATCTCCGGCGTATACAGTTTCGAGGCCCGCTACAACGCCGGTGAGACGACTTTCTACACGCCCGCTCGCATCTCCGATGAGGTCGCCGAACGTGCAGCCGAGACGGCGGTGGCTGTGCACGAGCTCTTGGGGCTTCGCCACATCTCTCGCATCGACGTGATCGTGGACGCCGAGGGAACCGTCTGGTTCCTCGAGGCGAACATGCTCCCCGGACTCACCGAGACCTCGCTCGTGCCCCTCGCGATCGAGGCGGCAGGTCTCACCCTGGCGAGTGTGTACGACGCGCTCGCGCAGGCGGCTGCGAACGAATAG
- a CDS encoding ParA family protein: protein MTEVSFDSSTPLARDLAALTQRRQAVAKVKVPKPASTRIFTISNQKGGVGKTTTTVNIAAAFAKHGNKVLVIDLDPQGNASTALGVDHTSEVPSVYDVLIDDFPLQEVVQVSPESDNLFCVPSTIHLAGAEIELVSQVAREHRLRTALDEFVTAAREAGEPWDYIFIDCPPSLGLLTINGFVAANEVLIPIQCEYYALEGLSQLLNSIHLIQKHLNPGLHLSTILLTMFDSRTNLANQVADDVRAHFPDEVLKAVIPRAVRISEAPSFRQTVITYDPSGIGAVSYLEAAAEIARRAPKSPQKKEQQ from the coding sequence ATGACGGAGGTCTCCTTCGACTCCTCCACTCCCCTGGCTCGCGACCTAGCAGCGCTGACGCAGCGACGACAGGCTGTCGCGAAAGTAAAGGTTCCCAAGCCGGCGTCCACGCGGATCTTCACCATTTCAAATCAAAAGGGCGGCGTCGGCAAGACGACGACCACGGTGAATATCGCGGCGGCATTCGCCAAGCATGGCAACAAGGTTCTCGTCATCGATCTGGACCCCCAGGGAAACGCCTCTACTGCTCTCGGAGTGGACCACACGTCCGAAGTTCCGAGCGTTTACGACGTGCTGATCGATGACTTTCCCCTGCAGGAAGTCGTGCAGGTGAGCCCGGAGTCCGACAATCTCTTCTGCGTCCCCTCGACAATCCACCTCGCCGGCGCCGAGATCGAGCTCGTTTCGCAAGTCGCACGCGAGCATCGACTCCGCACCGCGCTCGACGAGTTCGTCACGGCAGCCCGGGAAGCCGGTGAACCCTGGGACTACATCTTCATCGACTGTCCGCCGTCGCTCGGACTCCTCACTATCAACGGCTTTGTCGCTGCAAACGAAGTGCTCATCCCCATCCAGTGCGAGTACTACGCGCTTGAAGGCCTCAGCCAACTGCTCAACAGCATTCACCTCATCCAGAAGCACCTCAATCCCGGACTGCACTTGTCCACCATCCTGCTGACCATGTTCGACTCGAGGACGAACCTCGCGAACCAAGTGGCTGACGACGTTCGGGCCCACTTCCCTGACGAGGTTCTGAAGGCCGTCATTCCGCGTGCCGTGCGCATTTCTGAGGCTCCGAGTTTCAGACAGACCGTCATCACCTACGATCCGAGCGGCATCGGCGCCGTGTCATATCTGGAAGCGGCGGCGGAGATCGCCCGCCGCGCTCCCAAGTCACCACAGAAGAAGGAACAGCAGTAA
- a CDS encoding PLP-dependent aminotransferase family protein, with amino-acid sequence MKAKQKRIHVSEQGRPTAPGNNLDPWYSSYAARAAGLSASEVRALFAVASRPEVVSLAGGMPYVSALPEDLVTNAMSTVMRDEGPTALQYGSGQGVPKLREQILDVMALEGIKASASDIVVTTGSQHALELFSKLFLDPGDVVLSEGPSYVTAMVIFKSYQAEVAHVPMDDNGLIPEALRERIAQLKAEGRRLKFLYTIPTFHNPAGVTLAAERRAEILQIAQENGILVLEDNPYGLLYFNQQPPNAIRSLDEDGVVYLGTFSKTLAPGFRVGWALAPHAIREKLILANEAAILCPSSFSQMVISEYLSQADWKGQINTFRGVYKERKETMISALEEYLPGCTWTNPNGGFYVWLTLPDDLDSKAMLPRAVKELVAYTPGTAFYADGGGRQNIRLSFCYPTPEQIRVGIRRLANVVNGELDLLHTFTSSGPLTTRRSSQSFNAPPPNMS; translated from the coding sequence ATGAAAGCAAAGCAGAAACGGATTCACGTGTCAGAACAAGGCCGCCCCACCGCACCCGGAAACAATCTCGATCCCTGGTACTCCAGCTACGCGGCGCGGGCCGCCGGGCTGTCCGCCAGCGAAGTGCGCGCCTTGTTCGCCGTGGCCTCGCGCCCCGAAGTCGTCTCCCTCGCCGGCGGCATGCCGTATGTGTCCGCGCTGCCGGAGGACCTCGTCACAAACGCCATGTCCACTGTCATGCGTGATGAAGGCCCGACGGCGCTGCAGTACGGCTCCGGCCAGGGCGTGCCGAAGCTGCGTGAACAGATTCTCGACGTCATGGCCCTTGAGGGCATCAAGGCCAGCGCATCCGACATCGTCGTGACGACCGGAAGCCAGCACGCCCTCGAGCTCTTCAGCAAGCTCTTCCTCGACCCCGGTGACGTCGTTCTGTCCGAGGGCCCGAGCTACGTGACCGCGATGGTCATCTTCAAGAGCTACCAGGCAGAGGTCGCCCACGTCCCGATGGACGACAACGGCCTGATCCCCGAGGCGCTGCGAGAACGCATCGCGCAGCTCAAGGCCGAGGGGCGGCGCCTCAAGTTCCTCTACACGATTCCCACGTTCCACAATCCCGCCGGCGTCACGCTCGCCGCGGAGCGCCGGGCCGAGATCCTGCAGATCGCGCAGGAGAACGGCATCCTCGTCCTTGAGGACAACCCGTACGGGCTTCTCTATTTCAACCAGCAGCCGCCGAACGCGATCCGGTCCTTGGATGAGGACGGGGTGGTCTACCTCGGCACATTCTCGAAGACCCTCGCTCCCGGATTCCGCGTCGGCTGGGCTCTCGCCCCGCACGCGATCCGCGAGAAGCTGATTCTCGCGAACGAAGCCGCCATCCTGTGCCCTTCCTCGTTCAGCCAGATGGTCATCTCCGAGTACTTGAGCCAAGCCGACTGGAAGGGCCAGATCAATACCTTCCGAGGCGTGTACAAAGAGCGCAAGGAGACAATGATCTCCGCCCTTGAGGAGTATCTGCCCGGCTGCACGTGGACGAATCCGAACGGCGGGTTCTATGTCTGGCTCACGCTGCCCGACGACCTCGACTCGAAGGCGATGCTTCCGCGTGCGGTGAAGGAGCTCGTCGCGTATACGCCCGGCACCGCCTTCTACGCCGACGGGGGAGGACGACAGAACATCCGGCTCTCGTTCTGCTATCCGACTCCCGAGCAGATCCGCGTGGGAATCCGGCGCTTGGCAAACGTTGTCAACGGCGAGCTCGACCTTCTGCACACGTTCACGAGCTCCGGTCCGTTGACCACTCGCCGATCGTCGCAGAGCTTCAACGCCCCGCCGCCCAACATGTCCTGA
- the dnaA gene encoding chromosomal replication initiator protein DnaA yields the protein MSDEQQDVAGTWQIVLDALADDERITPPLQGFLSLVVPKGIMGGTFYLEVPNEFTAGQLNARMRAPLLQAIAGTIEQSHGASTYAVVVNPEIVEEEFETVFATGPSHDDGPAARAESLQQSISVADTMLPARQNDTRLNPKYSFDNFVIGQSNRFAHAAAVAVSEAPAKAYNPLFIYGDSGLGKTHLLHAIGHYAMNLYPGIRVRYVSSEEFTNDFINSIANNRGPAFQARYRDIDILLIDDIQFLQNKAETQEAFFHTFNTLHDHNKQVVITSDLPPKHLTGFEDRMRSRFEWGLITDVQAPDLETRIAILRKKAQSERLLIPDEVLEFIASKVSSNIRELEGTLIRVTAFASLNHTPVDMTLVQTVLKDIITLDEDNVISPVDIINTTAAYFKLSVDDLYGSSRSQAIATARQIAMYLCRELTNLSLPKIGQLFGNRDHTTVMYANKKIGDLMQERRSIYNQVTELTSRIKQGNR from the coding sequence ATGTCTGACGAGCAACAGGACGTTGCCGGCACTTGGCAAATCGTGCTCGATGCTCTCGCCGACGACGAGCGGATCACTCCTCCTCTCCAGGGCTTCCTCAGTCTCGTGGTGCCAAAGGGCATCATGGGCGGCACCTTCTACCTCGAGGTGCCGAACGAGTTCACGGCGGGGCAGCTCAATGCGCGCATGCGCGCTCCGCTTCTGCAGGCGATCGCCGGAACAATCGAGCAGTCTCACGGCGCATCGACGTACGCGGTCGTCGTCAATCCCGAGATCGTCGAGGAAGAGTTCGAGACGGTCTTCGCCACGGGTCCGTCGCATGACGACGGACCGGCGGCACGCGCGGAATCGCTGCAGCAGTCGATCTCCGTCGCCGACACGATGCTGCCGGCGCGCCAGAACGACACTCGACTGAATCCGAAGTACTCGTTCGACAACTTCGTGATCGGGCAGTCGAACCGATTCGCGCACGCCGCAGCGGTCGCCGTGTCGGAAGCGCCGGCAAAGGCGTACAACCCGCTCTTCATCTATGGCGACTCGGGGCTGGGCAAGACCCACCTGCTGCACGCCATCGGTCATTACGCGATGAACCTCTATCCCGGCATCCGGGTTCGCTATGTCTCCAGCGAGGAGTTCACGAATGACTTCATCAACTCCATCGCGAACAACCGAGGGCCGGCGTTTCAAGCGCGGTATCGGGACATCGACATTCTGCTGATCGACGACATCCAGTTCCTGCAGAACAAGGCGGAGACGCAGGAGGCGTTCTTCCACACGTTCAACACGCTGCACGACCACAACAAGCAAGTCGTCATCACGAGCGACCTCCCCCCGAAGCACCTCACGGGTTTCGAAGACCGTATGCGGTCGCGCTTCGAATGGGGACTCATCACGGATGTCCAGGCACCCGATCTCGAGACCCGCATCGCCATTCTGCGAAAGAAGGCGCAGAGTGAGCGCCTGCTGATTCCCGACGAAGTTCTCGAATTCATCGCGTCAAAGGTGTCGAGCAACATTCGGGAGCTCGAGGGAACGCTCATCCGCGTCACGGCGTTCGCGAGCCTCAATCACACACCCGTCGACATGACACTCGTGCAGACGGTGCTCAAGGACATCATCACGCTCGACGAGGACAACGTCATCTCACCCGTCGACATCATCAACACCACTGCGGCGTACTTCAAGCTGAGCGTCGACGACCTCTATGGCTCCAGCCGCTCGCAAGCGATCGCGACCGCGCGTCAGATCGCGATGTACCTGTGCCGCGAGCTGACGAATCTGTCGCTGCCGAAGATCGGGCAGCTGTTCGGCAATCGCGACCACACGACTGTCATGTACGCGAACAAGAAGATCGGCGACCTCATGCAGGAGCGTCGTTCCATCTACAACCAGGTCACGGAACTGACCAGCCGCATCAAACAGGGCAATCGCTGA
- the rsmG gene encoding 16S rRNA (guanine(527)-N(7))-methyltransferase RsmG has product MTVSPSPAELELEPAEAVTVFGDRLSIVRHFTNQLALHGEERGLIGPLELPRLWTRHILNSGVVAPLLQPGRVGDVGTGAGLPGIVLAAARPDVQFVLIEPMERRVTWLREQVSELELENVEIVRARAEESNVDAGLDQVTARAVSAFRKLLRLTAPLTRDGGELVLMKGANAQAEIDAAQKEMRRYKVTNARVQVLGEGVISEPTRVIRGDVRA; this is encoded by the coding sequence ATGACTGTTTCCCCCTCCCCCGCAGAGCTAGAACTCGAACCCGCTGAGGCGGTCACTGTATTCGGTGACCGCCTCAGCATCGTCCGACACTTCACGAATCAGCTCGCGCTGCACGGAGAAGAACGCGGACTGATCGGTCCGCTCGAGTTGCCTCGTCTCTGGACGCGGCACATTCTGAACTCCGGAGTCGTCGCTCCCCTGCTGCAACCAGGTCGCGTGGGCGACGTCGGCACAGGCGCCGGGCTCCCCGGCATCGTTTTGGCCGCCGCGCGTCCCGACGTTCAGTTCGTGCTCATCGAGCCCATGGAGCGTCGCGTCACGTGGCTTCGCGAGCAAGTGTCCGAACTCGAGCTGGAAAACGTGGAGATCGTTCGCGCCCGGGCGGAAGAGTCAAACGTCGACGCCGGGCTCGATCAGGTCACTGCTCGTGCAGTGAGCGCCTTCCGTAAGCTCTTGCGCCTCACGGCTCCCTTGACGCGCGATGGCGGCGAGCTCGTCCTGATGAAGGGGGCGAACGCTCAGGCCGAAATCGATGCGGCACAAAAGGAGATGCGTCGGTACAAGGTTACAAACGCGCGCGTCCAGGTGCTCGGCGAGGGCGTCATCTCTGAACCGACCCGCGTGATCCGGGGAGACGTACGCGCGTAA
- the yidC gene encoding membrane protein insertase YidC, with amino-acid sequence MDIIGTILWPLKWAVELILVAFHWLFTNLGMDPAAGFTWVLSIVGLVLVVRAALIPLFVKQIKNQRKMMEVAPQLKKIQEKYKGKRDQLSREAMSRETMDLYKRTGTNPMGSCLPLLVQMPIFFALFSVLREAANGQAGVGPLNTTLAKLFGDASLFDLAPLHSSFQDAMNADPQQTGVMVIAAVMVVLMTGSQFFTQLQIMSKNISDETKASPMFKQQRILLYLLPFVFLFSGFAFPLGVMFYWLVSNIWTMVQQFLIIRNMPMPGTEAAKQREERLARKGKLDKLEAKGDTIVVEEKKPTQRTQPVGKNRAKKLSQQGRQVNAPKSPSPTSAAKKSTTGEPETKGKK; translated from the coding sequence ATGGACATCATCGGTACCATCCTCTGGCCTCTGAAGTGGGCGGTCGAGCTGATCCTCGTCGCCTTCCACTGGCTGTTCACGAATCTGGGCATGGATCCGGCCGCGGGATTCACGTGGGTGCTGTCGATCGTCGGTCTCGTCCTCGTCGTCCGCGCGGCTCTCATTCCCCTCTTCGTCAAGCAGATCAAGAATCAGCGCAAGATGATGGAGGTCGCTCCCCAGCTGAAGAAGATCCAGGAGAAGTACAAGGGCAAGCGCGACCAGCTGTCTCGTGAGGCGATGAGTCGCGAGACGATGGACCTCTACAAGCGCACGGGCACGAACCCCATGGGTTCCTGCCTGCCGCTGCTCGTGCAGATGCCGATCTTCTTCGCGCTGTTCTCCGTCCTGCGTGAGGCCGCGAACGGGCAGGCCGGTGTCGGACCGCTCAACACGACCCTGGCCAAGCTGTTCGGCGACGCGTCGCTCTTCGATCTCGCTCCCCTCCACTCGAGCTTCCAGGACGCGATGAACGCGGATCCGCAGCAGACCGGCGTGATGGTGATCGCGGCCGTCATGGTCGTTCTCATGACGGGATCGCAGTTCTTCACGCAGCTGCAGATCATGTCCAAGAACATCTCGGATGAGACCAAGGCCTCGCCGATGTTCAAGCAGCAGCGAATCCTTCTCTACCTGCTCCCCTTCGTGTTCCTCTTCTCGGGCTTCGCCTTCCCGCTCGGCGTCATGTTCTACTGGCTCGTTTCGAACATCTGGACCATGGTGCAGCAGTTCCTCATCATCCGGAACATGCCGATGCCCGGCACGGAGGCCGCCAAGCAGCGCGAGGAGCGCCTCGCGCGCAAGGGAAAGCTCGACAAGCTGGAGGCGAAGGGCGACACCATTGTCGTCGAAGAGAAGAAGCCCACTCAGCGCACGCAGCCGGTCGGCAAGAATCGCGCGAAGAAGCTCTCGCAGCAGGGCCGACAAGTGAATGCGCCGAAGAGCCCCTCGCCGACGAGTGCGGCTAAGAAGTCAACCACCGGTGAACCCGAGACCAAGGGAAAGAAGTAG
- the yidD gene encoding membrane protein insertion efficiency factor YidD has product MTARVIGFLLLIPRNVAVGVLKVYRAVISPLYGDVCRYYPSCSAYTLTAIQHHGVAVGSVLGARRILRCHPWAAGGVDDAPAKNNFRYAVTPRGFVVSPLHRKG; this is encoded by the coding sequence ATGACCGCGCGAGTCATCGGATTTCTTCTTCTCATACCCCGCAACGTCGCGGTCGGTGTGCTGAAGGTCTACCGTGCCGTCATCTCCCCGCTGTACGGCGACGTATGCCGCTACTACCCGTCGTGCTCCGCCTACACGCTCACGGCGATTCAGCATCATGGCGTCGCCGTCGGCTCGGTGCTCGGCGCTCGTCGCATCCTTCGCTGTCACCCCTGGGCAGCAGGCGGAGTGGATGATGCCCCCGCTAAAAACAACTTCCGCTACGCCGTGACCCCGCGAGGGTTCGTGGTCTCTCCCCTCCACAGAAAGGGCTGA